The following is a genomic window from Episyrphus balteatus chromosome 1, idEpiBalt1.1, whole genome shotgun sequence.
TCGGCGGCTTGAGCATTCACCCTGATAATGGCCATCTTCAGAGATCTGTTGTTTTTACTAGTGATCCCTATTTCCAGCTCTGTTATGGAGTCTGTACATTTTTTGCGGATTGCTTCCTGGACCTCTTCTACCGTGGTTAGTTCGTCAAGGTCCTTAATCTCGAGTGAAATCATATGTTGGAGGTTTTTGACGACGGCTTTTTCTCCCAGAATTTCCTTTAGGCAGTTTCCAAAGGCtgtcttgttttttgttttcgccCCGAGCTCTACCAAGACCTCTCCCTTTTTGGTTTCGCGAATCTTTTTGACAACTGTTTCTGTCGCGTCTGGATTGGCCTTGTTCCGAATTTCTCTCAAGATGCCGGAGTAGGTTTCCTCTCCCATCGGCTTGATAAGAATAGCTCCCGGGTTTTGTTTCCGTCTaggctttttcttttttctcttcttctgTTTTCCACTTGCTTTGGTAGTTGGGTTACCTTTATTCTTGTTcgtcaataataataataataataataatattttttttttttttttttttttttttttttttttttttttttttactttacttgtGGAGGAATGCGTTACGCACCATAAGGAGGTATCCATACCTCCCCGTGTGTCGGACTCACCACCaaggaaaaaatgttaaaaccttATAATGGCATACCGACTAAACCTCCAAAAGTGTCACGAAGAACCCCCCCTCGGGACCACGGGATTGCACTTCTTCAAGAGGGGGTGCTGTTGTAGCGCCCATTCTGGGCTCACGTCTTGTAGCGGGATCTTTTCTTCATCTGCTTTCTTCGTTCCTAGGTTAGGgagggttaggttaggtaggaAATCTTAGGATTAGGTTAGGTTTAGGTTAGATTAGTTGGGTTTCGTTAGTTTAAATTAGTCTTTATTAGGTGAAGTTAGGTGACGTTAGTAGAAGTTGGTTTGGTTAGATTTAATTAGGTTAGTTGGTTAATAGGTTAGGAAAGATTAGGAACGCGGAACTGTTCTTCTTCCATCTTCTTGATTCTGAGGACCTGGTTGGTGTATTTACAGGTCTCATTCCAATTATGTTGGCTAGTTAGCATCTTCTCGACTATATTTTCTGGAGTGATGGTGCCAATGCTTCTCTCCAGTTCTTCTCTTTGTGCTGCCCATCTGCTGCAGGCGAAGAAGGTATGTTGTGCATCGTCTTCTTGGGAGTCCCCGTACTGGCATGCTGGACTACTTGATTTGCCGATCTTGTGGAGAAATGCGTTGAAGTAACCGTGTCCGGTGAGTAACTGGGTGACGTAATAATTAACCTCACCGTGTTTCCGGTCTTTCCACTAAGCCACATTTCTGATCAGCCTCGCTGTCCATCGTCCTCTGCTTTCTGCACACCAACGCTCTTGCCACTTCTGTATGGTCAGCTGCTTCGCCTCTTCTGCTGCCGCTTCCACTCCCATTTCCGACTTCTTGTCGTAGACGTACTTCCTTTCTGTCGCTAGGAGATCGATAGGGGTCACTCCAGCGATTACAAGGACAGCTGGTTCCGACACCGTTCGATAAGAGCTTGCCACGCGTAGAGCTCCGCATCTTTGTACTGCTGCCATCTGCTTTCGGTACTTCTCTTGCTTAAGTGCGTCCGCCCATATTTCGCTGCCATACAGAAGGATGGAATGTGTTGTCGCCATCAGTAGCTTCCGCTTACTGGCCGTTGGTCCCCCCACGTTCGCCATCAGTCTGCTCAGTGATGTGGTAGTTTTTGATGCTCTTTCCGTTGCTGCCTTTATTTGTTGCCAGTAGGTTAGCTTTGTGTCGAGCCTCAGTCCCAAGTACTTCACTGCCGCGCTGCTTCTTATTACTTCGTCCCCAATTTGGAAGTCCATTTGTGTAGGAATCCTCTTCTTCGTCAGAAGAACTATCTCTGTTTTTTCCGTGGCTAGGCTGAGTCCATGCTCTTCCATCCATGAATTTGTCCGTCGCATGACCTGGTTCAGCTTTCTTTGCGCGCTATCGGTGTTTCGCTATCGTAATCACCGCGGCGATGTCGTCAGCATAGCCAACCAGGAAGGCATCGTCAGGCATCTCCATGCGAAGGATATCATCATAGGAGATGTTCCACAGGTCTGGTCCTAAGATTGACCCCTGCGCTGCCCCAGATGTGACTTCCTTCCTTCGCTGGCCTTCTGCGGTCTCGTAGATCAGCTCTCGATCCCTGAGATAGTTCTTCACCATCCGTAGCAGATAAGCAGGAACGTGGAATCTCCATTCGAGCGCATGTAAAATATCGCTCCACCTGGCCGAGTTAAAGGCGTTTCGAACATCCAGCGTTGCCAGCAAGACGATCTCCTTGGAGTAGTGGTTTCTTTGTTGGGCAATTTGGACTGCGTGCACTACTTCTTGTATTGCTCCGATAGTAGAGCGGCCTCTCCGGAAACCGTACTGTCTCTCTGATAGATCGCCCGACGCTTGTACTGCTGCTGAGAGCCGCGGTTTCAAAAGCTTTTCAAAGAGTTTCCCCGCAGTGTCTAGCATGCACAGAGGTCTGTATGCCGATGGGGAATCCGGGTCTCCTTTGCCTTTGCTGATGAGCACGAGTCGTTGTTTCTTCCAGCTCTTAGGGAAGACGCCTTCTATTAGGAAGCTGTTAAACATGTTCAcatgtaataataataataataataataataataataataataataataataataataataataataataataataataataataataataataataataataataataataataataataataataataataataataataataataataataataataataataataataataataataataataataataataataataataataataataataataataataataataataataataataataataataataataataataataataataataataataataataataataataataataataataataataataataataataataataataataataataataataataataataataataataataataataataataataataataataataataataataataataataataataataataataataataataataataataataataataataataataataataataataataataataataataataataataataataataataataataataataataataataataataataataataataataataataataataataataataataataataataataataataataataataataataataataataataataataataataataataataataataataataataataataataataataataataataataataataataataataataataataataataataataataataataataataataataataataataataataataataataataataataataataataataataataataataataataataataataataataataataataataataataataataataataataataataataataataataataataataataataataataataataataataataataataataataataataataataataataataataataataataataataataataataataataataataataataataataataataataataataataataataataataataataataataataataataataataataataataataataataataataataataataataataataataataataataataataataataataataataataataataataataataataataataataataataataataataataataataataataataataataataataataataataataataataataataataataataataatcatataattaaacggcgagcatagtttttgtggtacaaattaccgggcccccaaaaaccgaaggggcataaattatacaccgaacgaaagagaatgacgcgaagatgtgcagaatcacatttttttttacttttaattaaccgaaataacgaaattaaacaaattaaaattcgatacaaaataaaaaaaaacaaaaacaaaacaaaaacaaaaacaactggaattctattggaaaatttccaatcaactggaatgaaatgtcattcatgactgaatggaggaatgaaagcattcagcgaaaatcaaaaaacattaaggtgggttcacattggtgcgttgttttaagatcgcacgtaaactatggttaactttcattgttttagttatcttagtttagaaagtaagatgtttgttttattaccatgaatttttttgttaaaattgaattctattaaaatcaagtctattactaaggtccaatcttttgtaaacacttttgataccaatgaaatctattttggtccttttctctcttgaaagaacatacgaatttgtcagcaattacatgaagcctcaagaggtgcgactctttttaaacataatgagtgcaaaagagaaaaaagatgaaagaaaaaattatccgaccggagagtcgtggggggtcgtgagtccgagactcttttttgacgtttcttttccactttttcttttttcaacattccctcacatttctttttgcttcttggtgcaatacaacaacaacaaattttaattcaaaaaataaatgtcaaatttgagtccttgactcaagaggcatcgtgtaatagtacgcgcctcacagaatgattacacacacgacaaacaattttggttctataaagctttacagatgcaactgttgcttctttaaagcattatagaagcaaaattgttagtagggcagccacactaaaaattataaaagttctgacctgggatcGCGactttttcatatagtttttgggttgctgaaaccgaatccgaagtccgttttgctcaatcacgtcaggttttcgagataacctcataaaatgtcacgaaaacaaaaaatttttttctctgatctggatgtgcgaatatgttaatcatatagtttttggatcactgaatccagattcgaactcaatttcgccctatcacgtcaggtttctgggatatcctcaaaaaaatgtcaaaaccaaaaaaacaaaagtttttatctggagttgcgactaaatttttcatatagtttttgggtcgctgaaaccgaatccaaagtcTATTTTgacgtatcacgtcaggtttttgaaatatcctcaaaaaatgtctaaactcaaaaaaaagttcttatctgacattttttgaggatatctcaaaaacctgacgtgatacggaaaaatagagttcgaattcggttttagcaacccaaaaactatatgaaaaacctaaacgcaaccccagataagaaatttagtttttttggttttgacatttttttgaggatatctcagaaacctgacgtgatagggcaaaattgacttcgaatctggattcagcgatccaaaaactatatgattaacatattcgcacatccagatcagagaaatttttttttttgttttcgtgacattttttgaggttttctcgaaaacctgacgtgatggggcaaaacggactccggattcggtttcagcgacccaaaaactgaaaaactatatgaaaaacttaatcGCAACCCCAGgccagaacttttattttttttttgtgtggctgtgtatcaaaagaaaattcgaaaaaagagtcaagcctcttgaggcttcatgtaatagctgactttgacagttcctttaccattttaccaagttttcacttttaaggcttaactacattggctcaaaaagtgaaaaagtacaaaagtgaaaattttcaaactcatttttgtatggtttttcggcctagaaaattaaaataaatgatgcagaatgcttatttttccgaccaaaaatcaatttgtaaactcttttttacaaaaaaatctctctagcgagaaaaaaaatattttcacttttgtactttttcaaaaagtggtgaatgtagttaagcctttagacgtttacatttttgaataaaagtcactaatattttatcgccgcatggcaaagcgtttttcttatgaggttcagggaaaactaacaaaaacgtcttttttcttccttataccttaaagcagaaagcttattttttggtttaaaaaacaatttttgtagtttttccaaaaaaaaatagcgctagaaagaaataaaaattttttacttttgtaaatttcccactttttcacttattttttggtttgaaaacaatttttgtagtttttttcaaaaacaaatggagcttgaaagaaataaatttttttaacttttgtaaatttcccactttttcactgttaagccttaactacattggctcaaaaagtgaaaaagtacaaaagtgaaaattttcaaacgcatttttgtatagtttttcggcctgaaaaattaaaacaaatgatgcagaaagcttattttttggtctaataaataatttatatactctttttcacaaaacaattgcgctagccagaaaaaaaatattttcacttttgtactttttcaaaaagtggtgtatgtagttaagcctttaaggtcattgtagttaagccttaaggctttaaaagtataactacaacggcaactttttgcaaaaagtcaaaaagtgatagatttcaaactcattttatgacagtttttacgacgacaaaataaaaaataatgatgcaaaaagcttattttttggtttccaaaaaattttttgtagttttttccgaaaatttttacaaaaacaaatattgctagaaagaaataaaaaaaatttaattttgtaaatttcccactttttaggtcattgtagttatggctttaacatgaaaaaaacgttgttgtgcgaCGTTGTTGTGAAcccacctttaataaatgtgaacctatctttaatcATTAATAAGTACCTGAACgcattcaataaaattttaatggaaaccttaccacaaatatcattccaaactggaagtgcgataaataacgccctctccctccggaaatttaaacttctacaagctaagctaagacgagaacctacaatatgaatgacaaatttgagcgAAGTTGGTGGAAGTTGAATGATtaaatgatggaatttgaatgAATGGAATATGAagcaggttgaattgaatcgcaaaatgcaaggtgcaaacacaatgcattaaggcgattacactttgcattttttttttcgatactttttttacgtagttgagtgcagttaaaacgtagttcaacaatatctaaagcaggtttaaaaaatatcaaaaagtaggtacctatattaaatatacctgtgtatttttgtcttcaaaaagtgtagttaatcgcaacaacaaatactatacaaaataatgaaacttttttggtataattgtgtttaaagttgttgcaaataaaaaaaaataaagaaattggcgctcgaatttcgagggcggggtcggctagtaataataataataataataataataataataataataataataataataataataataataataataataataataataataataataataataataataataataataataataataataataataataataataataataataataataataataataataataataataataataataataataataataataataataataataataataataataataataataataataataataataataataataataataataataataataataataataataataataataataataataataataataataataataataataataataataataataataataataataataataataataataataataataataataataataataataataataataataataataataataataataataataataataataataataataataataataataataataataataataataataataataataataataataataataataataataataataataataataataataataataataataataataataataataataataataataataataataataataataataataataataataataataataataataataataataataataataataataataataataataataataataataataataataataataataataataataataataataataataataataataataataataataataataataataataataataataataataataataataataataataataataataataataataataataataataataataataataataataataataataataataataataataataataataataataataataataataataataataataataataataataataataataataataataataataataataataataataataataataataataataataataataataataataataataataataataataataataataataataataataataataataataataataataataataataataataataataataataataataataataataataataataataataataataataataataataataataataataataataataataataataataataataataataataataataataataataataataataataataataataataataataataataataataataataataataataataataataataataataataataataataataataataataataataataataataataataataataataataataataataataataataataataataataataataataataataataataataataataataataataataataataataataataataataataataataataataataataataataataataataataataataataataataataataataataataataataataataataataataataataataataataataataataataataataataataataataataataataataataataataataataataataataataataataataataataataataataataataataataataataataataataataataataataataataataataataataataataataataataataataataataataataataataataataataataataataataataataataataataataataataataataataataataataataataataataataataataataataataataataataataataataataataataataataataataataataataataataataataataataataataataataataataataataataataataataataataataataataataataataataataataataataataataataataataataataataataataataataataataataataataataataataataataataataataataataataataataataataataataataataataataataataataataataataataataataataataataataataataataataataataataataataataataataataataataataataataataataataataataataataataataataataataataataataataataataataataataataataataataataataataataataataataataataataataataataataataataataataataataataataataataataataataataataataataataataataataataataataataataataataataataataataataataataataataataataataataataataataataataataataataataataataataataataataataataataataataataataataataataataataataataataataataataataataataataataataataataataataataataataataataataataataataataataataataataataataataataataataataataataataataataataataataataataataataataataataataataataataataataataataataataataataataataataataataataataataataataataataataataataataataataataataataataataataataataataataataataataataataataataataataataataataataataataataataataataataataataataataataataataataataataataataataataataataataataataataataataataataataataataataataataataataataataataataataataataataataataataataatctggGGCAGTTTTGCTAGTTTCTGCTACCAGACGCCTCCCCAGGTGGCGGATAGGGGAACGCCTGTCAGATATGACTGGTTCCGGGGAAATAAAATACCCGGGGTGGACCAAAAAACTAGAAAACAAAATCCAGAAGCGTCTGCCTCATATTGAGCGGCTCCCTGGTCAGCGTCTGACTCAAATTGAGCGGCTGTTTACCTCCGACGCACCCCAACGGACCGTGCGTCGGCCCTCcacaaaggaacaaaaaaaccCATAAACAATCTTTTATGGTGAattataaatatgaaaaatggaaaactctCATGAAACCAATCGAGTAGGGATATCTACTCAAACGTCGGTAGAAGCCACGGCTACcggcgcactgttgtccaaaatgacttatctcgttgcaaaaatcataacttttgaacggattgaggtagcggtacagttttttttttaatttgaaggaaattttcagggctgttacaccaatgaatttcaagaaaattgttttacagggtgtttaggaatcatcggccgaaaaccgattttcttaaaaaaaaaaatatttaaattaaaattggtatgccattttgtagaaatcactaattcacatctaaaaaaagttcagattacacttttccatgatattacgattatagagaatgccaaaaaagttggtcccggaagtccgtctgtctgtctgtctgtataaggatctacagcctaaacggatggaccgattgacttcaaatttggtatgtagcattttttggagaccctccagagggatttttggaattaatttttttgggccaaaaataacggtacttgtcatacaccaatttcagcaaagctgtaattgctcaaaaacggctccaacgattttgtttaaaaaattcaaatgtgagtttgaaaacaaggtctatcttctaatgaaaaaattttttttggaaaatcattattaacggta
Proteins encoded in this region:
- the LOC129920979 gene encoding glycosyltransferase-like protein gnt13 yields the protein NNNNNNNNNNNNNNNNNNNNNNNNNNNNNNNNNNNNNNNNNNNNNNNNNNNNNNNNNNNNNNNNNNNNNNNNNNNNNNNNNNNNNNNNNNNNNNNNNNNNNNNNNN
- the LOC129920983 gene encoding GATA zinc finger domain-containing protein 15-like, which codes for NNNNNNNNNNNNNNNNNNNNNNNNNNNNNNNNNNNNNNNNNNNNNNNNNNNNNNNNNNNNNNNNNNNNNNNNNNNNNNNNNNNNNNNNN